A region from the Achromobacter seleniivolatilans genome encodes:
- a CDS encoding aldehyde dehydrogenase, translating to MSQHDSAYWHARASALSFNGQAYIDGAYCDAADGATFAASSPIDGRKLADVAACGAADVDRAVQAARRAFEAGVWSGLSPRQRKERLLRLAALIDTHREELALLETLDMGKPIRDALAFDVPETARCYAWYAEAIDKIYDEIAPTGPDALATITREALGVVAAVVPWNYPLMMAAWKVAPALAAGNSVILKPAEQASLSSIRLAALAEEAGIPAGVFSVVPGLGAVAGQALGLHPDVDCVAFTGSTATGKRFMTYSGQSNLKRVWLECGGKSPHIVFDDCPDLDRAAQAAALAIFSNQGEVCIAGSRLYVQDGIYDAFMDKVATIAATLQPGDPLDPNTAMGAMVDERQMRGVLDRIAAGKAEGASLRLGGSQARNATGGYYIEPTIFECASQDNSLVREEIFGPVLAAQRFATEDEAVQLANDSVYGLGAGLWTSNLSRAHRLSRRLRAGLVWVNCYADGDITVPFGGVKQSGFGRDKSLHALDKYSDLKTTWISLTV from the coding sequence CAACGGCCAGGCCTATATCGACGGCGCCTACTGCGACGCCGCTGATGGCGCCACCTTTGCCGCTTCCAGCCCGATCGACGGCCGCAAGCTGGCCGATGTAGCCGCCTGCGGCGCGGCCGACGTGGACCGCGCCGTGCAGGCGGCCCGCCGCGCTTTTGAAGCCGGCGTCTGGAGCGGCCTGTCCCCGCGCCAGCGCAAAGAACGTCTGCTGCGCCTGGCTGCCCTCATCGACACGCACCGCGAAGAACTTGCGCTGCTGGAAACGCTGGACATGGGCAAACCCATACGCGACGCGCTTGCCTTCGACGTGCCGGAAACCGCGCGTTGCTATGCCTGGTACGCCGAAGCCATCGACAAAATCTACGACGAGATCGCGCCAACCGGTCCCGATGCGCTGGCCACCATTACCCGCGAAGCACTGGGTGTGGTCGCCGCGGTCGTGCCCTGGAACTATCCGCTGATGATGGCGGCCTGGAAAGTCGCGCCCGCGCTTGCTGCCGGCAACAGCGTCATCCTGAAGCCCGCCGAACAGGCATCGCTGTCCTCTATCCGGCTTGCCGCTCTGGCCGAAGAAGCGGGCATTCCCGCTGGCGTCTTCAGCGTGGTGCCAGGCCTGGGGGCCGTGGCCGGCCAGGCGCTGGGTCTGCATCCCGATGTGGATTGCGTGGCGTTTACCGGGTCCACCGCAACCGGCAAGCGCTTCATGACCTATTCGGGCCAATCCAACTTGAAACGGGTTTGGCTGGAATGCGGCGGCAAGTCGCCGCATATCGTGTTCGACGACTGCCCCGACCTGGACCGCGCCGCGCAAGCCGCCGCCCTGGCCATTTTTTCCAACCAAGGCGAAGTCTGCATCGCGGGTTCGCGGCTGTATGTGCAAGACGGCATCTACGACGCCTTCATGGACAAGGTCGCCACCATTGCCGCCACCCTGCAACCCGGCGACCCGCTGGACCCCAACACAGCGATGGGCGCCATGGTGGACGAACGGCAAATGCGCGGCGTGCTGGACCGCATCGCGGCCGGCAAGGCCGAAGGCGCAAGCCTGCGCCTGGGCGGCAGCCAGGCGCGCAACGCCACGGGCGGTTATTACATCGAACCAACCATCTTTGAATGCGCAAGCCAGGACAATTCGCTGGTGCGCGAAGAGATCTTCGGCCCGGTACTTGCCGCCCAACGCTTCGCCACCGAAGACGAGGCCGTCCAACTCGCCAATGATTCGGTGTACGGACTAGGCGCGGGCCTATGGACGTCAAACCTGTCGCGCGCGCACCGGCTGTCGCGCCGCCTGCGCGCCGGTCTGGTCTGGGTCAATTGCTATGCCGATGGCGACATCACGGTGCCATTCGGCGGCGTCAAACAATCGGGCTTTGGCCGCGACAAGTCCTTGCACGCGCTGGATAAGTATTCTGATCTGAAGACAACGTGGATCAGTTTGACGGTGTAG
- a CDS encoding Fic family protein, which yields MYDSPHQFLPMQPSEALLAEHRARAATVVNQAAELASLAHPSTREALRELLRSMNSYYSNRIEGQSTTPKNIEAALHHDFSDRPEIARLQRIAVAHIDAEKEVSGQVAQRSALEADFVQITHHALYSRLDPDDRSSKDGVSVEPGKLRQIDVAVGRHTPPAWHSLPAFMAAFTQHYDRPRSADSQLIAIACAHHRMAWMHPFVDGNGRAARLQTHAAMLPFTKGLWSVNRGLAREVQDYYGYLAAADAPRQGDLDGRGNLTQKGLIEWVDYFLRVCEDQVAYMTQMLALDSMKKKILAAVQVEAVKGTLRREAALPIYHLFAAGPISRGEFIQMTGLGERTGRSLLAATLKSGLVVSDHARGPVRFGFPLDSLPVLLPALYGVGD from the coding sequence ATGTACGATTCTCCGCATCAATTCCTTCCTATGCAGCCTTCCGAGGCGTTGCTGGCGGAGCACCGCGCACGCGCTGCCACCGTCGTGAACCAGGCGGCCGAGCTTGCGTCGCTGGCGCATCCCTCCACGCGCGAGGCTTTGCGCGAATTGCTCCGTAGCATGAATTCCTACTACAGCAATCGGATAGAAGGGCAGAGCACTACACCGAAGAACATCGAAGCGGCGTTGCATCACGATTTCTCTGACCGGCCAGAAATTGCGCGATTGCAGCGCATAGCCGTCGCGCATATTGATGCTGAAAAAGAGGTATCAGGCCAGGTGGCGCAACGGTCCGCGCTAGAGGCGGATTTTGTGCAAATTACGCACCACGCCTTGTATAGCCGCCTTGATCCAGACGACCGCTCGTCCAAGGACGGAGTGTCCGTGGAACCCGGCAAGCTGCGCCAGATCGATGTGGCTGTGGGAAGGCATACCCCCCCCGCATGGCACTCGTTGCCGGCATTTATGGCCGCATTTACGCAGCACTATGATCGCCCCCGTTCCGCAGACTCCCAATTGATTGCCATCGCGTGTGCCCATCATCGTATGGCGTGGATGCATCCCTTTGTTGATGGCAATGGACGTGCCGCACGCCTACAAACCCACGCCGCCATGCTGCCTTTCACGAAAGGGCTTTGGTCCGTGAACCGTGGCCTGGCCCGAGAAGTGCAGGACTATTACGGATACTTGGCCGCAGCTGATGCGCCACGACAAGGCGACCTGGATGGCCGAGGCAATCTCACGCAAAAAGGGCTGATTGAATGGGTCGATTATTTTCTGCGGGTGTGTGAAGACCAAGTGGCCTACATGACGCAAATGTTGGCATTGGATTCAATGAAGAAGAAAATTCTGGCGGCTGTTCAAGTTGAGGCGGTTAAAGGAACGTTGCGGCGCGAGGCGGCGCTTCCCATATATCACCTGTTTGCTGCCGGGCCCATTTCCAGGGGCGAGTTCATTCAAATGACAGGTTTGGGGGAGCGGACTGGCCGCTCCCTGTTGGCTGCGACGCTGAAAAGCGGATTGGTTGTGTCAGACCACGCTCGTGGCCCTGTGCGGTTTGGGTTTCCGTTGGACTCACTACCCGTATTGTTGCCAGCCTTGTACGGCGTGGGCGATTGA
- a CDS encoding zinc-binding metallopeptidase family protein, which translates to MSYFFDAINRQLRAPKRQRVRHARAKAFQCICGQPIFFSNTECLNCHRQLGFDPKRGHVLALEEGSAPGAWREAGRARGKTYKRCANYDMPALCNWLLPAHSPDALCIACNLNHTIPDLSVPENGPLWFKVEAAKRQMIAQLMTLGLPLRRSETPDDGGLAFDLLAPAADGTPLLTGHAQGLITINILEADDAYRVKVREDMREPYRTLLGHFRHEIGHYYWDQLIANTSWLTPFRQVFGDEQADYAEALQRNYEQGPPADWALHFISTYASCHPWEDWAETWAHYLHMMDTLDTAISFGVTRMAVEQSYEPFTTQALYDPQDPDGEAFLSLINAWVALTGVLNELSRSMGQRDFYPFVLPAEVVGKLQFVHRVVKGAA; encoded by the coding sequence ATGAGCTATTTCTTCGACGCGATCAACCGCCAGCTGCGCGCTCCGAAACGCCAGCGTGTGCGGCATGCGCGCGCGAAGGCGTTTCAGTGCATTTGCGGGCAACCCATATTTTTTAGCAATACCGAATGCCTGAACTGCCACCGGCAGTTGGGCTTTGACCCCAAGCGCGGCCACGTCCTGGCGCTGGAAGAGGGCAGCGCGCCGGGCGCCTGGCGCGAAGCGGGCCGTGCCCGCGGCAAGACCTATAAACGTTGCGCCAACTACGACATGCCTGCGCTGTGCAACTGGCTATTGCCCGCGCACAGCCCGGACGCGCTCTGCATTGCCTGCAACCTGAACCATACGATTCCGGATCTTTCGGTGCCCGAGAACGGCCCTTTGTGGTTCAAGGTCGAGGCGGCCAAGCGGCAAATGATTGCGCAACTGATGACGCTGGGCTTGCCCCTGCGCCGGTCGGAAACGCCTGACGACGGCGGCCTGGCATTCGACCTGCTGGCGCCCGCCGCAGACGGCACGCCGCTATTGACGGGCCATGCCCAGGGGCTGATCACGATCAACATTCTTGAGGCCGATGACGCGTACCGCGTGAAGGTGCGCGAAGACATGCGCGAACCGTATCGCACGCTGCTGGGTCATTTCCGCCACGAGATCGGTCATTATTACTGGGACCAGTTGATCGCCAATACCTCTTGGCTGACGCCGTTCCGGCAGGTCTTCGGAGACGAACAGGCCGACTACGCCGAGGCGCTCCAACGCAACTACGAACAAGGCCCTCCGGCCGATTGGGCGCTGCATTTCATCAGCACCTATGCGTCCTGCCATCCTTGGGAGGATTGGGCCGAAACCTGGGCGCACTATCTGCATATGATGGACACGCTGGACACCGCGATCAGCTTTGGCGTGACGCGCATGGCCGTCGAGCAATCGTATGAACCCTTCACCACGCAGGCCCTATATGACCCGCAGGACCCCGATGGCGAGGCGTTTCTGTCGTTGATCAACGCGTGGGTTGCCCTGACGGGCGTGTTGAACGAGTTGTCCCGCAGCATGGGCCAGCGCGATTTTTACCCGTTTGTGCTGCCGGCGGAAGTGGTGGGCAAGCTGCAATTTGTGCATCGGGTGGTGAAGGGGGCGGCGTGA
- a CDS encoding transglutaminase family protein yields MTLPTPLTASPQTTPCSGGVTLGVDHETAYRYDAPVELAHHLGYLRPLNDACQVVEAYELTVTPAPADLIETIDGFGNTRCTFALYAPHESLTVRASSRVTVHPRFDQLDPDTGLPWEAAVQRLRYDAAAPFASEVEFTFPSTYVPLHAELREYALLSFTPGRPVAQAAVDLMHRIHADFSYQPAHTQVSTPILEAFEDRAGVCQDFAHVMIGCLRAIGLPARYVSGYLMSQPPAGRPRLIGADASHAWVSVHCAGIAVNGGWVDLDPTNDVVPGTAHVILAVGRDYSDVTPLRGVIRGGGHELDVRVTVAPINEFPTEGDV; encoded by the coding sequence ATGACTCTGCCCACGCCCCTTACCGCCTCACCCCAGACGACGCCTTGCTCTGGCGGGGTGACGCTGGGCGTGGACCATGAAACCGCCTATCGCTACGATGCACCGGTAGAACTTGCGCATCATCTGGGGTATCTGCGTCCCTTGAATGACGCCTGTCAGGTGGTCGAGGCCTACGAATTGACCGTGACGCCCGCACCGGCCGATCTGATTGAGACCATCGACGGGTTCGGCAACACGCGCTGCACCTTCGCGCTGTACGCGCCGCACGAATCGTTGACAGTGCGCGCAAGCAGCCGCGTGACCGTGCACCCGCGCTTCGATCAGCTGGACCCTGATACCGGTTTGCCGTGGGAGGCCGCCGTACAGCGTTTGCGTTACGACGCTGCCGCGCCGTTCGCCAGCGAGGTCGAATTCACCTTCCCGTCGACCTACGTACCGCTGCATGCCGAGCTCCGGGAATACGCCTTGCTGTCTTTCACGCCAGGTCGGCCGGTTGCGCAGGCAGCGGTGGATCTGATGCACCGGATTCATGCCGACTTCAGCTACCAGCCGGCGCACACGCAGGTGTCCACGCCGATTCTCGAAGCGTTTGAAGATCGCGCGGGCGTTTGTCAGGACTTTGCGCATGTGATGATCGGTTGTTTGCGCGCGATTGGCTTGCCGGCGCGGTACGTCAGCGGCTATCTGATGTCGCAGCCGCCCGCAGGCCGGCCACGCCTGATCGGCGCGGATGCGTCACATGCCTGGGTATCGGTTCATTGCGCGGGCATCGCCGTCAATGGCGGTTGGGTAGACCTGGACCCCACCAATGACGTGGTGCCGGGCACTGCCCACGTCATCTTGGCAGTAGGGCGCGATTACAGCGACGTCACGCCTTTGCGGGGCGTGATCCGGGGCGGCGGGCACGAGCTTGATGTGCGCGTAACGGTTGCTCCTATCAACGAATTTCCGACGGAAGGGGATGTATGA
- a CDS encoding circularly permuted type 2 ATP-grasp protein: MPQFLFQTDPSQDVASLAVHAALPARAGHYDELRDTAGAPGATRLREPWPRFFELLGTSGFADLDRRVDMVARQIRENGITYNIYAEASGSARPWSLDLLPFVINDTDWAAIELGLCQRATLLNRVLADVYGPQTLLARNLIPPALVLGHPGYLRPLRGYTPPAGTYLHIVAFDLARASDGGWWVVSQRTQAPSGLGYLLENRLTISGMFPEAFKELRVQHLAKSYRRLMDMLYKLSPGGRDAHTPPRIVLLTPGPYNETYFEQTYLARYLGVTLVEGGDLVVRENLLYLKTLHGLERVHAVLRRLDDDFCDPLELRSDSTLGVPGLLQVMRAGNVLVANSLGASFLESPAINGFLPAISRELLNEDLRLPSLPSWWCGEAAARDQVLANLPGAVVKSTYPSNMRGGFEPVIGGAVPASERDALQARIAEHPDAYTIQEYLPLSQAPSWNAGRIVPRAAMLRVFVIADGEGGWNVLPGGLTRIANREQQIVSMQRGGSSMDTWVTTRGAVDTFSMLPAQLRPEDIVPAHRPVSSRAAENLFWMGRYTERAENDVRLANVALSWLNSDDDNAGELFAAVSASCRRSGLVPAAPTLSVRMFESTLVAELAGADSQGGVLRNLGALAFSAGQIRDRLSPDHWRLVVTAHQHFTEMASAAEVRGPDAPASTPDVLLALKNLGTQLSAITGSQTDRMTRDDGWRLLTIGRQIERLSTMSRLLGEWFQRNAVMGDSGFTTLLDLFDSKITYRAYYPGRQEVPAMLNLLVQEPANPRSIACVLGVLRKEVARLPGTVAGPAADLVGLLPASDAVVPLTALCQQTQGLYAGVLALTEQLDTAAIALSNEISRRYFSHAAGYDQTLTA, from the coding sequence ATGCCGCAATTTCTTTTTCAGACTGATCCGTCGCAGGATGTCGCATCCCTGGCGGTTCATGCGGCGTTGCCCGCACGCGCCGGGCACTATGACGAGCTGCGCGACACGGCCGGCGCGCCGGGCGCTACACGGCTGCGCGAACCATGGCCCCGTTTCTTTGAACTGCTGGGCACCAGCGGTTTTGCCGACCTGGACCGGCGGGTGGACATGGTGGCGCGCCAGATCCGTGAAAACGGCATTACCTACAACATCTACGCTGAGGCCAGCGGGTCGGCGCGGCCCTGGTCGCTGGACCTGTTGCCCTTTGTCATCAATGACACGGATTGGGCGGCAATAGAACTTGGCCTGTGCCAGCGCGCCACGCTGCTCAACCGGGTGCTGGCAGATGTTTATGGACCGCAAACCCTGTTGGCCCGAAATCTGATTCCGCCTGCGCTGGTGCTTGGCCATCCGGGATATCTGCGTCCGCTTCGCGGCTACACGCCGCCTGCGGGCACGTATCTGCACATTGTGGCTTTTGATCTGGCGCGCGCCAGCGATGGCGGCTGGTGGGTGGTGTCGCAGCGCACGCAGGCGCCGTCCGGTCTGGGGTACTTGCTGGAAAACCGGCTGACCATCTCAGGTATGTTTCCCGAGGCATTCAAGGAGCTGCGGGTCCAGCATCTGGCCAAGAGTTATCGCCGGCTGATGGACATGCTCTACAAGCTCAGCCCCGGCGGCCGTGACGCGCATACGCCGCCGCGCATTGTGCTGCTGACGCCAGGGCCGTACAACGAAACGTATTTTGAGCAGACGTATCTGGCGCGCTACCTGGGCGTGACGCTGGTGGAAGGCGGCGACCTGGTTGTGCGCGAGAACCTGCTGTATCTGAAGACTTTGCACGGTCTGGAACGGGTACATGCGGTATTGCGCCGGCTGGATGACGATTTTTGCGATCCCTTGGAGCTGCGTTCGGACTCCACGCTGGGCGTGCCAGGCCTGTTGCAGGTCATGCGCGCGGGCAATGTGCTGGTTGCCAACTCGCTGGGCGCCAGTTTTCTGGAGTCGCCCGCGATCAACGGTTTTCTCCCCGCGATCAGCCGCGAATTGCTGAACGAAGATCTGCGTTTGCCGTCGCTGCCGTCATGGTGGTGCGGCGAGGCCGCGGCGCGCGATCAAGTGCTGGCAAATCTGCCGGGAGCGGTGGTCAAGTCGACCTATCCCAGCAATATGCGCGGCGGCTTTGAGCCCGTGATCGGGGGCGCCGTGCCGGCGTCTGAACGCGACGCGCTGCAAGCCCGCATTGCAGAGCATCCCGACGCCTACACCATTCAGGAATACCTGCCGCTGTCACAAGCGCCCAGCTGGAACGCAGGCCGCATCGTGCCGCGCGCGGCGATGCTGCGCGTGTTCGTCATTGCAGACGGCGAGGGCGGGTGGAACGTGCTGCCCGGCGGGCTGACACGCATTGCCAACCGCGAGCAGCAGATCGTGTCGATGCAGCGCGGCGGCAGCAGTATGGATACCTGGGTCACGACCCGGGGCGCGGTGGACACCTTTTCCATGCTGCCGGCCCAACTGCGGCCGGAAGATATTGTGCCGGCCCATCGCCCGGTTTCCAGCCGGGCGGCAGAGAACCTGTTCTGGATGGGACGCTACACGGAACGCGCCGAAAACGATGTGCGGTTGGCGAATGTGGCGCTGAGCTGGCTGAACAGCGACGATGACAATGCTGGCGAGCTGTTTGCCGCCGTTTCCGCGTCATGCCGCCGCAGCGGGCTGGTACCAGCCGCGCCGACCCTGTCGGTGCGCATGTTTGAATCCACGCTGGTGGCCGAATTGGCCGGGGCGGACTCGCAAGGCGGCGTGTTGCGCAACCTGGGCGCGCTGGCGTTTTCGGCGGGGCAGATCCGCGACCGCTTGTCGCCAGACCACTGGCGGCTGGTCGTTACCGCGCACCAGCATTTCACCGAGATGGCGTCCGCGGCCGAAGTCCGTGGCCCTGACGCGCCGGCCTCCACCCCGGATGTGCTGCTGGCCCTGAAGAACCTGGGTACCCAATTGTCGGCCATCACCGGTTCGCAAACCGACCGCATGACGCGAGACGACGGATGGCGGCTATTGACCATCGGGCGGCAGATAGAACGTCTGTCGACGATGAGCCGCCTGCTGGGCGAATGGTTCCAGCGCAATGCCGTGATGGGCGACAGCGGTTTTACGACCCTGCTGGATTTGTTCGACAGCAAGATCACGTATCGCGCCTATTACCCGGGGCGCCAGGAAGTGCCCGCCATGTTGAATCTGCTGGTGCAAGAACCCGCCAACCCGCGTTCGATAGCATGCGTGCTTGGCGTGTTGCGCAAAGAAGTGGCCCGTTTGCCCGGCACGGTGGCGGGACCCGCCGCCGACCTGGTGGGCCTGTTGCCCGCCAGCGATGCCGTCGTGCCGTTGACGGCGTTGTGCCAGCAAACGCAGGGACTGTATGCGGGCGTGCTGGCGCTGACTGAACAGCTGGATACCGCGGCCATTGCGCTGTCCAACGAAATCAGCCGCCGCTATTTCAGCCACGCGGCGGGTTACGACCAGACGCTGACGGCATAA
- a CDS encoding transglutaminase family protein, with protein sequence MTIHVALKHVTQYKYDRLVGLSAQVLRLRPAPHSRTPILSYSLTIEPAHHFINWQQDPFANYLARLNFPEKTREFKITVDLVAEMAVYNPFDFFLEPDAEDFPFTYDDGLARELAPYMVCDKATPLFAEFLSRVDVRRQRTVDFLVGINQQVHKEISYLIRMEPGVQTPEETLVRNAGSCRDSGWLLVQALRHLGLAARFVSGYLIQLKPDVRALDGPSGAQSDFTDLHAWCEVYLPGAGWIGLDPTSGLLAGEGHIPLAATPEPGSAAPVTGAVDEAEVEFTHTMEVTRVFESPRVTKPYTDEQWQSIRDLGDKIDDHLNGMDVRLTMGGEPTFVSVSDREGAEWNTAALGPTKRGYAVELLNRLRARYGGNGFLHFGQGKWYPGEQLPRWALSIYWRADGEPCWNDPALFADERQRSACTRADAQRFTSRLCARLGVEEKFVVPGYEDTFYYLWRERRLPVNVDPFDSRLEDDMERARLRRVFEQKLESVVGYALPIQPGEDAPWKSGPWFLRDERMYLFPGDSPMGYRLPLDSLPWVAEGDAPVAVERDPFEVRRSLPGPAQLLTQAGSSGRHELAAAGKGSAGMDAAAPAKFESAAGLTRTAMCVETREGILYVFMPPLPRLEDYLTLTAQVEATAQDLGVKIVLEGYPPPRDPRLKVLQVTPDPGVIEVNIHPASNWAELVDHTEFLYEAAFETRLSTEKFMADGRHTGTGGGNHFVLGGATPADSPFLRRPDVLASLLAYWVNHPSLSYLFSGLFIGPTSQAPRIDEARNDQVYELELAFQEIHRRCAEQGASVPPWMIDRALRNILVDVSGNTHRSEFCIDKLYSPDSATGRLGLLELRAFEMPPHARMSLAQQLLLRGLIAHFWKTPYTARLTRWGTELHDRFLLPTFVKMDFEDVLTDLNEAGYGFDAAWFAPHFEFRFPLFGDVSARGVHLELRGALEPWHVMGEEGSSSGTVRYVDSSLERVEIRVSGLNGNRYVVTVNGRALPLQPTGRVGEYVAGVRYKAWSPPSALHPTIAAHVPLTVDIVDTWNKRSLGGCQYHVAHPGGLNPESFPINSYEAESRRLARFEKIGHTPGRMDVAPAVVSREFPFSLDLRHD encoded by the coding sequence GTGACGATCCACGTAGCACTCAAGCACGTTACGCAATACAAATATGACCGGCTGGTCGGATTGTCCGCGCAAGTGCTGCGCTTGCGGCCAGCGCCGCACAGCCGCACGCCTATCCTGTCGTATTCACTGACGATTGAGCCGGCGCACCATTTCATCAACTGGCAGCAAGACCCTTTCGCTAACTACCTTGCTCGCTTGAACTTTCCGGAGAAAACGCGCGAGTTCAAGATCACGGTGGACCTGGTTGCGGAGATGGCGGTCTATAACCCGTTTGACTTCTTTCTGGAGCCAGACGCAGAAGACTTCCCCTTTACCTACGATGATGGCCTGGCCCGAGAGCTTGCGCCCTACATGGTGTGCGACAAGGCCACCCCGCTATTCGCGGAATTTCTATCGCGCGTTGATGTGCGCCGGCAGCGCACGGTGGATTTTCTGGTGGGCATCAACCAGCAGGTCCATAAAGAAATCAGCTATCTGATACGCATGGAACCCGGTGTGCAGACGCCGGAGGAAACCCTGGTGCGCAACGCGGGGTCGTGCCGGGATTCCGGCTGGCTGCTGGTGCAGGCACTGCGCCATCTGGGGCTGGCGGCACGGTTTGTTTCGGGCTATTTGATCCAGCTGAAGCCGGACGTGCGAGCGCTGGATGGCCCCAGCGGTGCACAGTCGGACTTTACCGATCTGCACGCCTGGTGCGAGGTCTACCTGCCCGGCGCAGGCTGGATCGGTTTGGACCCAACGTCGGGTCTGCTGGCGGGCGAAGGCCATATTCCGCTTGCAGCGACCCCTGAACCGGGCAGCGCGGCGCCGGTCACGGGCGCGGTCGATGAGGCCGAGGTGGAATTCACGCACACGATGGAAGTCACGCGGGTATTTGAATCGCCCCGTGTGACCAAGCCCTACACCGACGAACAATGGCAGTCCATCCGCGACCTGGGCGACAAGATCGACGACCATCTCAACGGCATGGACGTGCGCCTGACGATGGGTGGCGAACCGACCTTTGTGTCGGTGTCGGACCGCGAGGGCGCGGAATGGAACACGGCGGCGCTGGGGCCAACCAAGCGCGGTTACGCCGTGGAATTGCTGAACCGCTTGCGCGCCCGTTACGGTGGCAACGGCTTTTTGCATTTTGGGCAGGGCAAGTGGTATCCGGGCGAGCAACTGCCGCGCTGGGCTTTGTCGATCTATTGGCGGGCCGACGGCGAGCCCTGCTGGAATGATCCGGCGCTGTTCGCCGATGAACGCCAGCGCAGCGCCTGCACCCGTGCCGACGCGCAGCGCTTCACGTCGCGCTTGTGCGCGCGGCTGGGCGTCGAGGAAAAATTCGTCGTGCCGGGCTACGAAGACACCTTCTATTACTTGTGGCGTGAACGCCGCCTGCCCGTCAACGTGGATCCATTTGACTCGCGTCTTGAAGACGACATGGAGCGCGCGCGCTTGCGGCGTGTGTTCGAGCAGAAGCTGGAAAGCGTCGTCGGGTACGCCTTGCCCATCCAGCCGGGTGAAGACGCCCCGTGGAAATCGGGCCCTTGGTTTCTGCGCGACGAGCGCATGTACCTGTTCCCGGGGGATTCCCCGATGGGTTACCGGCTGCCGCTGGATTCGCTGCCTTGGGTGGCCGAGGGTGATGCGCCCGTAGCTGTGGAACGAGATCCCTTCGAAGTCCGGCGCTCATTGCCGGGCCCCGCACAGTTGTTGACGCAAGCAGGGTCGTCGGGTCGGCACGAGCTAGCGGCTGCGGGCAAGGGTTCGGCAGGTATGGACGCTGCCGCTCCGGCCAAGTTTGAATCCGCTGCTGGGTTGACGCGCACAGCTATGTGCGTGGAAACCCGGGAGGGCATTCTGTATGTGTTCATGCCGCCGTTGCCGCGTCTGGAAGATTATCTGACGCTGACCGCCCAAGTTGAAGCCACGGCGCAGGACCTGGGCGTCAAGATCGTGCTGGAAGGGTATCCGCCGCCTCGCGATCCCCGTCTGAAGGTGCTGCAAGTGACGCCCGACCCAGGCGTCATCGAGGTCAACATCCATCCCGCAAGCAATTGGGCCGAACTGGTCGATCACACGGAATTCCTGTACGAAGCGGCCTTTGAAACCCGCTTGTCCACCGAGAAGTTCATGGCCGATGGCCGCCATACCGGCACGGGCGGCGGAAACCATTTTGTGCTGGGTGGGGCCACGCCCGCCGACAGTCCATTCCTGCGCCGTCCCGACGTTCTGGCCAGTCTGCTGGCCTATTGGGTCAATCATCCGTCGCTGTCATACCTGTTTTCGGGGTTGTTCATCGGGCCGACCAGTCAGGCGCCGCGTATCGACGAGGCGCGCAATGATCAGGTCTATGAGCTGGAACTGGCATTTCAAGAGATCCATCGCCGTTGCGCGGAGCAGGGCGCCAGCGTGCCGCCCTGGATGATCGACCGGGCGCTGCGCAATATTCTGGTGGATGTCTCGGGCAACACGCACCGGTCCGAATTCTGCATCGACAAGCTGTATTCGCCCGATAGCGCCACGGGCCGCCTAGGGTTGCTGGAACTGCGCGCCTTTGAAATGCCGCCGCATGCGCGCATGAGCCTGGCCCAGCAACTGCTGCTGCGCGGGTTGATCGCCCATTTCTGGAAGACGCCGTATACCGCGCGCTTGACCCGCTGGGGCACGGAACTGCATGACCGCTTTCTGCTGCCCACCTTTGTGAAGATGGATTTCGAAGACGTCCTGACCGATTTGAACGAGGCCGGCTACGGCTTCGACGCTGCCTGGTTTGCACCGCATTTCGAATTCCGCTTTCCGCTGTTTGGCGATGTGTCTGCGCGCGGCGTCCATCTGGAACTGCGTGGCGCGCTGGAACCCTGGCATGTGATGGGCGAGGAGGGCTCGTCTTCTGGCACCGTGCGCTACGTGGATTCTTCGCTGGAACGGGTGGAAATACGGGTATCGGGCTTGAACGGCAACCGCTATGTTGTGACGGTGAATGGCCGCGCCTTGCCTTTGCAGCCCACCGGGCGGGTTGGGGAATACGTGGCGGGGGTGCGTTACAAGGCGTGGTCGCCGCCGTCGGCGCTGCATCCCACCATTGCGGCCCATGTGCCGTTGACGGTGGATATCGTTGATACCTGGAACAAACGTTCACTAGGAGGTTGTCAGTACCACGTGGCGCACCCGGGCGGACTGAATCCGGAGTCGTTCCCGATAAATTCCTACGAAGCCGAAAGCCGCCGTTTGGCCCGCTTTGAAAAGATCGGACACACCCCCGGACGCATGGACGTTGCGCCCGCCGTGGTCAGCCGCGAATTTCCGTTCTCTTTGGATTTAAGGCACGATTGA